Proteins from a single region of Paenibacillus sp. BIHB 4019:
- a CDS encoding phosphate ABC transporter substrate-binding protein: MKKSLMLIMAMVLTFTLAACGQANNGGTTAGNTTSSSSPSTEPSAEPSAEASGLTGSLLATGSSALQPLVDQASKMFMEKNSGVTIQVQGGGSGTGLTQVSEGQANIGNSDVYAEEKLDADKAKELVDHQVAVVAMAAVVNKDVKVDNLTKQQLIDIFTGKVTNWKDLGGDDAAIVIVNRPASSGTRATFEKYALGQKSEDLQGSIQEDSSGTVKKIIGETPGAIGYLALSYLDDSIKTVSYDGVAANVENVANGTYPVWAYEHMYTKGEPDAAAKAFLEYMMSEEIQNEKGLVVELGYIPTSQMQVVRDLDGNITKK; the protein is encoded by the coding sequence ATGAAGAAGTCTTTGATGTTGATTATGGCAATGGTACTGACATTTACACTGGCTGCATGCGGCCAAGCTAACAATGGAGGTACAACAGCTGGCAACACAACAAGCTCAAGCAGCCCATCCACAGAGCCATCCGCTGAACCGTCAGCAGAAGCATCTGGTCTAACAGGCTCGCTTCTTGCAACAGGATCCTCTGCACTGCAACCATTGGTTGACCAAGCATCGAAAATGTTTATGGAGAAAAACAGCGGCGTTACGATTCAAGTACAAGGCGGCGGCAGCGGTACAGGCCTGACGCAAGTATCCGAAGGACAAGCAAATATCGGCAACTCCGACGTTTATGCAGAAGAGAAGCTGGATGCAGATAAAGCAAAAGAATTGGTTGACCACCAAGTGGCAGTAGTCGCTATGGCAGCAGTTGTGAACAAGGATGTAAAAGTAGACAACCTGACGAAACAACAGCTGATTGATATTTTCACAGGCAAAGTAACGAACTGGAAAGACCTTGGCGGCGATGATGCAGCAATCGTAATCGTAAACCGTCCAGCAAGCTCCGGTACTCGCGCTACTTTTGAGAAATATGCACTTGGCCAGAAATCCGAAGATCTTCAAGGCTCGATCCAAGAGGATTCGTCCGGTACGGTTAAGAAAATTATCGGTGAAACACCAGGCGCTATCGGTTACCTTGCTCTTTCTTACCTTGATGATTCCATCAAAACAGTAAGCTATGACGGCGTAGCAGCTAACGTAGAAAACGTAGCCAACGGCACGTATCCAGTATGGGCTTACGAGCACATGTATACAAAAGGCGAGCCTGATGCAGCGGCAAAAGCTTTCCTGGAATACATGATGAGCGAAGAAATCCAAAACGAAAAAGGTTTGGTTGTTGAGCTGGGTTACATCCCAACTAGCCAAATGCAAGTCGTTCGCGATCTTGACGGCAACATCACTAAGAAGTAA
- the pstC gene encoding phosphate ABC transporter permease subunit PstC, which produces MAQTIPKKTAGNGRTAGNNHFVEEWVGKVYTTLCVLFLVATIIAMVYFVASRGLSTFFKDHVNVFELLGGLKWSPEGSPPSFGAFPFIFGSFSTSLLAALLAAPLSICASIFMIEITPKFGRKFLQPVIELLAGIPSVVYGFIGLSVIVPLFRDIFPGQGLGVAAGALVLSIMILPTMTTVATDALASLPAGLKEGSYALGATRWQTIYRVVIPTTLPALMTGVVLGIARAFGEALAVQMVIGNAPFVPRSLFESASTLTSAITLSMGNTAAGSTHNNALWSLAMILMLMTFVFVFIVRWLEGRSKL; this is translated from the coding sequence ATGGCGCAGACGATACCGAAAAAAACGGCGGGCAATGGCCGTACCGCGGGCAATAACCATTTTGTTGAAGAATGGGTCGGTAAAGTATATACAACCTTATGTGTTCTATTTTTGGTTGCGACGATTATTGCCATGGTGTATTTTGTCGCTTCCCGCGGACTAAGCACCTTTTTTAAAGATCATGTAAACGTATTTGAGCTATTAGGCGGTTTAAAATGGAGTCCGGAAGGATCTCCCCCATCCTTCGGCGCATTCCCGTTCATCTTCGGCTCCTTCAGCACGTCGCTGCTTGCCGCGCTGCTTGCTGCGCCACTTAGCATTTGCGCATCGATCTTTATGATTGAAATTACGCCGAAATTCGGACGTAAATTTTTGCAGCCGGTTATTGAGCTGCTGGCGGGCATTCCATCCGTTGTATACGGTTTTATCGGTCTTAGCGTCATCGTGCCTTTATTCCGTGATATTTTTCCTGGACAAGGTTTAGGTGTAGCTGCGGGCGCACTTGTATTGTCCATTATGATTTTGCCAACGATGACGACGGTTGCGACAGATGCTTTAGCTTCCTTGCCTGCCGGTCTTAAGGAAGGCTCGTACGCACTCGGTGCCACACGCTGGCAAACGATTTATCGCGTCGTTATTCCGACTACGCTTCCCGCGCTCATGACGGGTGTCGTGCTCGGTATTGCCCGGGCATTTGGCGAGGCGCTGGCTGTACAAATGGTTATCGGCAACGCGCCCTTTGTGCCGCGCTCCCTGTTTGAGTCGGCTTCGACGCTGACAAGCGCTATTACGCTCAGCATGGGCAACACTGCTGCCGGCTCCACGCATAACAATGCTTTGTGGTCGCTTGCGATGATTTTGATGCTCATGACATTCGTTTTCGTATTTATCGTACGCTGGCTGGAAGGCAGGTCTAAACTATGA
- the pstA gene encoding phosphate ABC transporter permease PstA, whose translation MKPKTVDKIATAVIICVAAFIVLLLIGLLGFILVRGLGHISFSFLTSAPESFREGGGIGPQLFNSLFLLVLTMIITVPIGIGAGIYMSEYAKPSKLTDFIRLVVEVLSSFPSIIVGLFGLLMLVNYFGLGFSLLAGALALTVFNLPLMVRITEQGLKSVPREQKEASLALGLTKWKTITSTMLPIALPIIVSGTILAAGRVFGEAAALLFTAGMSSPRLDFSDWNPFSPVSPLNPLRPAETLAVHIWKINSEGLAPDAAEIAAGASAVLVITVLLFNLLARWLGRFMYRKFTATK comes from the coding sequence ATGAAACCAAAAACAGTAGATAAAATTGCCACAGCCGTCATTATTTGCGTAGCTGCATTCATCGTGCTGCTGCTGATCGGCTTGCTCGGCTTCATTCTTGTGCGCGGGCTAGGCCATATTAGCTTCAGCTTCCTGACCTCGGCTCCTGAATCGTTCAGGGAGGGCGGAGGCATTGGGCCGCAGTTGTTTAACTCCTTGTTCCTGCTCGTGCTTACGATGATCATCACCGTTCCGATTGGGATTGGCGCAGGCATCTATATGAGTGAATATGCGAAGCCGAGCAAGCTGACTGATTTTATCCGGCTTGTCGTTGAGGTATTATCTTCGTTTCCTTCCATTATTGTTGGTTTGTTCGGGTTACTTATGCTTGTCAATTATTTCGGTCTTGGCTTTTCCTTGCTTGCGGGTGCGCTTGCGCTGACCGTATTCAATCTGCCGCTGATGGTGCGGATTACGGAGCAGGGCCTCAAAAGCGTACCAAGAGAGCAGAAGGAAGCGAGTCTGGCACTCGGCTTGACGAAGTGGAAGACGATTACGTCCACCATGCTGCCTATCGCATTGCCGATTATTGTATCGGGCACGATTTTGGCTGCGGGCCGCGTATTTGGCGAAGCGGCGGCGCTGCTCTTTACAGCAGGCATGAGCTCGCCAAGACTCGATTTCTCGGATTGGAACCCATTTAGCCCGGTATCTCCGCTTAACCCATTGCGTCCGGCTGAAACGCTTGCGGTTCATATTTGGAAAATTAATTCCGAGGGGCTTGCTCCTGATGCTGCGGAAATTGCTGCTGGAGCTTCGGCTGTACTGGTCATCACGGTGCTGCTGTTTAATTTGCTCGCACGCTGGCTCGGCCGCTTCATGTACCGCAAGTTTACCGCTACGAAATAG
- the pstB gene encoding phosphate ABC transporter ATP-binding protein PstB gives MAENGISVRDLSVYYGSNKAVKNVSIDFENKQVTALIGPSGCGKSTFLRTLNRMNDLIPNAKMTGEIWIGDEDINNPKTDVVLLRRRIGMVWQRPNPFHKSIYENIAFGPRYHGIKNKSELDELVEESLRKAALWEETKDRLHTSALRLSGGQQQRLCIARSIAVKPDIILMDEPASALDPISTSKVEELITELKQDYCIVIVTHNMHQAARISAKTAFFLSGELVEFENTEKMFTNPSKKETSDYISGRFG, from the coding sequence ATGGCTGAAAATGGCATATCCGTACGCGATTTAAGCGTTTATTATGGCAGCAATAAGGCTGTTAAAAATGTATCGATCGATTTTGAAAATAAACAGGTTACGGCGCTCATCGGGCCGTCCGGCTGCGGGAAATCGACGTTTTTGCGGACGCTGAACCGGATGAACGACTTGATTCCAAACGCCAAAATGACCGGTGAGATTTGGATTGGCGATGAGGATATCAACAATCCGAAAACCGATGTGGTGCTGCTGCGCAGACGCATCGGCATGGTATGGCAGCGGCCGAACCCTTTTCATAAGTCGATTTATGAAAATATTGCTTTTGGCCCGCGTTACCATGGCATCAAAAATAAAAGCGAGCTCGATGAGCTGGTGGAGGAATCGCTCCGCAAAGCGGCGCTTTGGGAAGAGACGAAGGACCGCTTGCATACGTCCGCGCTCAGGCTGTCTGGCGGACAGCAGCAGCGGCTGTGTATTGCCCGCTCCATTGCGGTCAAGCCGGACATTATTTTGATGGATGAGCCTGCCTCGGCGCTTGATCCAATTTCGACCTCTAAAGTAGAGGAACTGATTACGGAGCTGAAGCAGGATTACTGCATCGTGATTGTCACGCACAATATGCATCAAGCGGCGCGGATTTCGGCCAAAACGGCATTTTTCCTATCCGGCGAGCTCGTGGAATTCGAAAATACAGAGAAAATGTTTACGAATCCCAGCAAAAAAGAAACGAGCGACTATATTTCAGGTCGTTTCGGGTGA
- a CDS encoding GGDEF domain-containing protein, translating to MDEMAIGLIHIELLQVMRESWRLGEIGVIYIRLAEERALPETWLLTWERKLKPFKLIWKRSFGQEYYIMLGCNGPRLGAEQAMNDSAAELHALASREQSVIIGHVIADPPAGQSHEAAEQAAWKALREAWRQAEMSSMRVSSKQAVEAAKSPGPDRQLGTMAAMALEERQSLQEIAVALEPEAAAIAYYAAPGMSIGEQAAPFPVFSAQARVTEIADFFNMNGKEQCVILQEEGRPVGLLMKQKLHELLAGKYGLPLYSTRPVEKIMNASPLIVDADMPIEHVSQLAMARDISHLYDVVIITAGGQLLGATTVRDILERITTLRMEAARSANPLTGLPGNEGIQLELARRSSGDKPFAVIYADLDYFKWFNDCFGFSQGDALIRFLADTLVGIKEEYGLASDFIGHIGGDDFIMVTEASYAEKICSRLIERFDGGVKRYYGGVEVSMVEDRHGNTVEQEGVTLSLSLMLASGGTAPSRISTLTAKLKKRAKMQKGSVYVMEDMTSCTQERNATEGIEVRRGTSSSDSAAKQPYSG from the coding sequence ATGGACGAGATGGCAATTGGTCTGATCCATATAGAACTGCTCCAAGTGATGAGAGAAAGCTGGCGGCTTGGGGAGATTGGCGTCATATATATACGGCTTGCGGAGGAACGAGCCTTGCCCGAAACATGGCTCCTGACATGGGAGCGGAAGCTGAAGCCGTTCAAGCTGATCTGGAAGCGCAGCTTTGGACAGGAGTATTACATTATGCTTGGCTGCAATGGCCCGAGGCTTGGAGCTGAGCAGGCGATGAATGATAGCGCAGCGGAGCTGCATGCGCTCGCAAGCCGCGAGCAGAGCGTTATTATAGGCCACGTGATCGCAGATCCGCCTGCGGGGCAGAGCCATGAAGCCGCTGAGCAAGCCGCATGGAAAGCGCTTAGGGAAGCGTGGCGGCAAGCGGAAATGAGCAGCATGCGGGTTTCGAGCAAGCAGGCAGTAGAGGCAGCCAAGAGCCCGGGTCCGGATAGGCAGCTGGGAACAATGGCGGCAATGGCGCTTGAAGAAAGGCAGAGCCTACAGGAGATAGCGGTTGCGCTTGAACCGGAAGCGGCGGCGATCGCTTATTATGCGGCTCCAGGCATGAGCATTGGCGAGCAGGCAGCGCCGTTTCCCGTCTTTTCAGCGCAGGCGCGCGTGACGGAAATTGCCGATTTTTTCAATATGAACGGCAAGGAGCAATGCGTGATTCTGCAGGAGGAGGGACGCCCCGTCGGCCTGCTGATGAAGCAAAAGCTGCATGAGCTGTTAGCTGGGAAATATGGGCTGCCGCTTTATTCCACCCGTCCTGTTGAGAAAATTATGAATGCATCGCCATTAATTGTAGATGCGGACATGCCGATTGAGCATGTATCTCAGCTGGCGATGGCGCGGGATATTTCCCATTTATATGATGTCGTTATTATTACGGCGGGAGGCCAGCTGCTTGGCGCAACGACGGTTCGTGATATTTTGGAGCGCATTACGACGCTGCGCATGGAGGCGGCAAGATCGGCCAACCCGCTGACGGGTTTGCCCGGCAATGAGGGCATCCAGCTGGAGCTGGCTCGCAGAAGCAGTGGCGACAAGCCGTTCGCCGTTATTTATGCGGACTTGGACTATTTCAAATGGTTTAATGATTGCTTTGGGTTTAGCCAAGGCGATGCGCTCATTCGTTTTTTGGCGGATACGCTAGTTGGCATCAAGGAAGAATATGGGCTGGCAAGCGATTTTATCGGGCATATTGGCGGTGATGATTTCATTATGGTGACGGAAGCCTCTTATGCTGAAAAAATTTGCAGCAGGTTGATTGAACGTTTTGACGGCGGGGTAAAAAGGTATTACGGTGGAGTGGAGGTCAGCATGGTGGAGGATCGTCACGGCAACACAGTTGAGCAGGAAGGGGTTACTTTGTCCCTATCTTTAATGCTTGCTTCCGGCGGGACGGCGCCAAGCCGCATATCCACTTTAACAGCGAAGCTCAAGAAACGTGCCAAGATGCAGAAGGGCAGTGTGTATGTCATGGAAGATATGACCTCCTGCACACAAGAACGCAATGCTACAGAGGGGATCGAAGTGAGACGTGGGACATCATCAAGCGATAGTGCAGCGAAGCAACCTTATAGTGGATGA
- a CDS encoding EAL domain-containing protein produces MGHHQAIVQRSNLIVDEKPENIGVIYLSWHSEQSAGTFEQLPPTFMKRWKLYIEMMIYANPETAVHVRDKFWMGDDLYVVMALPDLQQQELLGNLLQAAGNWQEEAERGFSGAELGAMTDMRLHAGVGLVESSGTGSPVSRLYEASKRALLYGQQKEALTRAMRLQYLNGLIRGKLLIPVYQPIMSLQESGSERAAFGYEALTRFPKNKWFSSPLDLFAFAEESGEVARLDQTAREQAVEGSTGLQPHQKLFLNMTAQLLNEGSLYPDRLAKMMEQRGLSPHHIVFEITERSAIQDYGSVLATLAHYRRQGFQIAIDDVGAGYSSLQAIIELKPDYIKVDRSLIMGIHEHEMKEHIVHTLVQLADKMAIGIIAEGIEHQEELDKVKAMGVHYAQGYLLGRPGEIAGLVQRR; encoded by the coding sequence GTGGGACATCATCAAGCGATAGTGCAGCGAAGCAACCTTATAGTGGATGAAAAGCCGGAAAATATTGGCGTTATCTATTTATCCTGGCACAGTGAACAGTCGGCAGGCACCTTTGAGCAGCTGCCCCCCACATTTATGAAGAGATGGAAGCTATACATAGAGATGATGATTTATGCGAATCCGGAAACAGCTGTCCATGTACGGGACAAGTTTTGGATGGGTGATGATTTGTATGTTGTAATGGCTTTGCCGGATTTGCAGCAGCAGGAGCTGCTGGGGAATTTGCTGCAAGCCGCAGGCAATTGGCAGGAGGAAGCCGAGCGCGGGTTCAGTGGCGCCGAGCTTGGAGCCATGACGGATATGCGTCTTCATGCAGGCGTAGGTTTGGTAGAGAGCAGCGGTACCGGAAGCCCAGTCTCCCGTCTCTATGAAGCTTCTAAGCGAGCGCTCTTATATGGGCAGCAGAAGGAAGCTTTAACACGCGCCATGCGGCTTCAATATTTGAACGGACTAATTCGCGGCAAGCTGCTCATTCCGGTCTATCAGCCGATTATGTCGCTACAGGAAAGCGGCAGCGAGCGGGCAGCATTCGGATATGAGGCACTCACGCGGTTCCCTAAAAATAAATGGTTTTCCAGTCCGCTCGACTTGTTTGCCTTCGCAGAAGAGTCGGGAGAGGTTGCACGGCTGGATCAGACGGCGCGCGAGCAGGCAGTGGAGGGCAGCACCGGCCTACAGCCGCATCAGAAGCTGTTTCTAAATATGACGGCGCAATTGCTAAATGAAGGAAGCCTTTACCCCGACAGGCTCGCCAAAATGATGGAGCAGCGGGGCTTGTCTCCCCATCATATCGTCTTTGAAATTACGGAGCGTTCGGCTATTCAGGATTATGGCTCCGTGCTTGCTACACTTGCGCATTATCGCCGCCAAGGCTTTCAAATCGCAATCGACGATGTAGGCGCGGGTTATTCGTCGCTGCAGGCTATTATTGAGCTGAAGCCGGATTATATAAAAGTAGACCGCTCCCTCATTATGGGCATTCATGAGCACGAGATGAAGGAGCATATTGTGCATACGCTTGTCCAGCTGGCCGACAAAATGGCGATTGGCATTATCGCCGAAGGCATTGAGCATCAAGAGGAGCTGGACAAAGTAAAGGCAATGGGCGTGCATTATGCCCAAGGCTATTTGCTAGGGCGCCCGGGTGAAATTGCCGGTCTGGTCCAGCGGCGATAG
- the polA gene encoding DNA polymerase I, with product MDKWMLLDGNSIAYRAFFAMPPLTNSAGLHTNAIYGFTTMLLKLLEDEKPTHVLVAFDAGKATFRHEGYAEYKGGREKTPPELSEQFPVLKELLQAFQIAQFELNGFEADDIIGTLTRLADEQKVETLVVTGDKDMLQLVSEHVTVALTRKGVSEQERYSPAEIKEKYGLTPNQIIDLKGLMGDASDNIPGIPGVGEKTALKMLHEYGTVEEVLANTASLKGKMKEKVEQHKEDAVMSKKLATIHREVPLAPEQEPEAIRYSGFNGPALADVLRRLEFRSVQERLGLSGEGSGSAGEAAELNLTPIESAADAPKLDELMKELEADESGFGLYVEAIGENPHQAELVGLALANAEAAYALPFAAMKEAFTEPLRSWLADPGKKKVGFDTHKVELALKWAGITLSGVSFDVQLAAYVIDPTESSLLLSGITHRYEQPAVPSDESVYGKGAKLKVPAAAVLYQHLATKADAVRRVAPLQRDELKETGMLSLYEELELPLSVILAGMEHQGISVEKAELEMLGSELERQLTTLVTEIYKQAGMEFNLNSPKQLGEVLFEKLGLPARKKTKTGYSTDAEVLEELAPYSEIVPLILHYRTLAKLQSTYVEGLLKEIREQTGKIHTYFRQTIAATGRLSSQFPNLQNIPIRLEEGRKIRKAFVPSEPGWTILAADYSQIELRVLAHISGDENMKEAFIQDMDIHTKTAMDVFGVTEDQVDSNMRRSAKAVNFGIVYGISDFGLSNNLNITRNEAGRFIEQYLGVFKGVKSFMDRIKVEAAKQGYVTTLLDRRRYLPDINHSNFNKRSFAERTAMNSPIQGTAADIIKLAMVHMNKKLHELKLRSRMLLQVHDELVFEVPEDELEQMKKLLPEVMESAIKLDVPLKADVSFGANWYEAK from the coding sequence ATGGATAAATGGATGTTATTAGATGGCAATAGTATTGCGTACCGGGCATTTTTTGCAATGCCTCCGCTTACGAATTCGGCTGGTTTACATACGAATGCGATATATGGCTTTACAACGATGCTGCTTAAGCTGCTGGAAGACGAGAAACCGACACATGTGCTCGTTGCATTTGATGCAGGGAAGGCAACCTTTCGCCATGAAGGATATGCAGAATACAAAGGCGGACGGGAAAAAACGCCGCCGGAGCTGTCGGAACAGTTTCCGGTGCTCAAGGAGCTGCTGCAGGCTTTTCAAATTGCGCAGTTTGAGCTGAACGGGTTTGAAGCGGACGATATTATTGGCACGCTCACCCGCCTTGCGGACGAGCAGAAGGTCGAGACGCTTGTCGTCACAGGCGACAAGGATATGCTCCAACTCGTATCGGAGCATGTGACCGTAGCGCTGACGCGCAAAGGGGTAAGCGAGCAGGAGAGATATTCGCCGGCTGAAATTAAGGAGAAATATGGACTGACGCCGAATCAAATCATTGATTTGAAAGGGCTGATGGGCGATGCCTCCGACAACATTCCGGGCATTCCGGGTGTCGGCGAGAAAACAGCGCTCAAGATGCTGCATGAATACGGAACAGTTGAAGAAGTGCTGGCCAACACAGCGAGCTTGAAAGGGAAGATGAAGGAAAAGGTCGAGCAGCATAAAGAGGATGCGGTGATGAGCAAGAAGCTCGCGACGATTCACCGCGAGGTGCCGCTTGCGCCGGAGCAGGAGCCGGAGGCGATTCGCTACAGCGGCTTTAATGGGCCGGCGCTTGCAGATGTGCTGCGCCGGCTGGAATTCCGATCCGTTCAAGAGCGGCTCGGACTGAGCGGCGAGGGAAGCGGTTCAGCAGGCGAAGCGGCTGAGCTGAACCTGACCCCGATCGAATCGGCTGCGGATGCGCCGAAGCTCGATGAACTGATGAAGGAGCTTGAAGCAGATGAGAGCGGCTTCGGTCTATATGTGGAAGCGATAGGCGAAAATCCGCATCAGGCTGAGCTGGTCGGGCTGGCGCTGGCAAACGCCGAAGCGGCATATGCGCTGCCTTTCGCAGCGATGAAGGAAGCTTTCACAGAGCCGCTGCGGAGCTGGCTCGCTGATCCAGGCAAGAAGAAGGTCGGCTTTGATACGCATAAAGTGGAGCTGGCTTTGAAGTGGGCGGGCATCACGCTGAGCGGCGTGAGCTTTGATGTCCAGCTGGCCGCTTATGTGATTGATCCTACGGAGTCGAGTCTTTTGCTCTCCGGCATTACCCATCGCTACGAACAGCCAGCTGTCCCTAGCGATGAATCGGTGTACGGCAAAGGAGCGAAGCTTAAAGTTCCAGCTGCGGCCGTGCTGTATCAGCATCTGGCAACGAAAGCCGATGCGGTGCGCAGAGTGGCGCCTTTGCAGCGCGACGAGCTGAAGGAGACAGGCATGCTCAGCTTGTATGAAGAGCTGGAGCTGCCGCTCTCCGTTATTTTGGCAGGGATGGAGCATCAGGGCATCAGCGTGGAGAAGGCGGAGCTGGAGATGCTCGGCAGCGAATTGGAGCGTCAGCTTACGACGCTGGTGACGGAAATTTATAAGCAGGCGGGTATGGAATTTAATTTGAATTCGCCGAAGCAATTGGGCGAGGTGTTATTCGAGAAGCTTGGCTTGCCTGCGAGGAAAAAGACGAAGACGGGCTACTCGACAGACGCCGAGGTACTCGAGGAGCTGGCGCCATACAGTGAAATTGTTCCGCTGATTTTGCATTACCGGACGCTGGCGAAGCTGCAATCTACCTATGTGGAAGGGCTGCTCAAGGAAATTCGCGAGCAGACAGGCAAAATCCATACGTATTTCCGCCAGACGATAGCGGCAACAGGCCGTCTGAGCAGCCAATTCCCGAATTTGCAAAACATTCCGATCCGTCTGGAAGAGGGCCGCAAAATCCGCAAAGCATTCGTTCCGTCCGAGCCTGGCTGGACCATTCTCGCAGCGGACTATTCGCAAATTGAGCTGCGTGTGCTCGCCCATATTTCCGGCGATGAAAATATGAAGGAAGCGTTCATTCAGGACATGGACATTCATACGAAAACGGCGATGGACGTATTTGGCGTAACCGAGGATCAGGTGGATTCCAATATGCGCCGCTCGGCGAAAGCGGTCAATTTCGGCATTGTGTATGGCATCAGCGACTTTGGGCTTTCCAACAACCTGAACATTACGCGAAATGAAGCCGGCCGGTTTATTGAGCAATATCTCGGCGTCTTCAAAGGCGTGAAGTCGTTTATGGATCGGATTAAAGTCGAGGCGGCGAAGCAAGGCTATGTGACGACTTTGCTCGATCGCAGGCGGTACTTGCCGGATATTAACCATTCGAATTTCAATAAACGCTCTTTCGCAGAGCGCACAGCCATGAATTCGCCGATCCAAGGCACAGCAGCGGACATTATTAAGCTGGCGATGGTGCATATGAATAAGAAGCTGCACGAGCTGAAGCTCAGAAGCCGCATGCTGCTCCAGGTACACGATGAATTGGTATTTGAGGTGCCGGAGGATGAGCTGGAACAGATGAAGAAGCTTCTTCCTGAAGTGATGGAATCCGCCATCAAGCTCGATGTTCCGCTTAAGGCGGACGTCAGTTTTGGAGCGAACTGGTATGAAGCGAAATAA
- the mutM gene encoding DNA-formamidopyrimidine glycosylase has translation MPELPEVETVRRTLIELVAGKKIKSVTVRLPRIIQRPAVPEQFEDALVGMTIETVERRGKFLRIVMDGLVLVSHLRMEGRYGLFQSDEPIELHTHVLFHFEDGTDLRYKDVRQFGTMHLFTPGTEFELPPLNKLGLEPLEPAFTRDVLHAKLARRSTKIKPLLLNQEYVVGLGNIYVDEALFQAGIHPERSANSLSAGEWDKLHAAICSTLGKAVEAGGSSIKSYVNGQGEMGMFQHQLLVYGRKDEPCPACGVAIEKFVVGGRGTHICPSCQKAPEQAGEQSAG, from the coding sequence ATGCCGGAACTTCCAGAGGTAGAAACGGTTAGACGAACATTAATTGAGCTTGTTGCAGGAAAAAAGATTAAATCCGTTACGGTGCGGCTGCCCCGCATCATTCAGCGTCCGGCTGTGCCGGAGCAATTTGAGGATGCGCTCGTCGGCATGACAATCGAGACGGTCGAGCGGCGCGGGAAATTTTTGCGTATCGTCATGGACGGGCTTGTGCTCGTATCGCATTTGCGCATGGAAGGCCGCTATGGATTATTTCAAAGCGATGAACCGATCGAGCTTCATACGCATGTCCTGTTCCATTTTGAGGATGGAACGGATTTAAGATATAAAGATGTCAGGCAGTTCGGCACGATGCACTTGTTCACGCCGGGCACGGAGTTTGAGCTGCCGCCGCTGAATAAGCTGGGCCTTGAGCCGCTTGAGCCTGCATTTACTCGCGATGTGCTGCATGCCAAGCTGGCAAGGCGCTCTACGAAAATCAAGCCGCTGCTGCTCAATCAGGAATATGTGGTCGGGTTGGGCAATATTTATGTAGATGAGGCGCTGTTTCAAGCGGGTATCCATCCTGAGCGGAGCGCCAATTCGCTTAGTGCCGGAGAATGGGATAAGCTGCATGCAGCAATCTGTTCGACGCTTGGCAAAGCGGTGGAAGCGGGCGGCTCATCGATCAAATCCTATGTAAATGGGCAAGGCGAGATGGGCATGTTCCAGCATCAGCTGCTCGTTTATGGCCGAAAGGACGAGCCGTGTCCGGCTTGTGGAGTAGCCATTGAAAAGTTTGTTGTTGGAGGCAGAGGCACGCATATTTGCCCTAGCTGCCAGAAGGCGCCGGAGCAAGCAGGTGAGCAAAGCGCAGGCTAA
- a CDS encoding MntP/YtaF family protein: MALHLVSLIVLAFAVSVDGFGVGITYGLRRIRIPLLSVLIIACCSGLIILLSMKLGSVIAKYLSPGSASLIGAIVLMGIGCWALLQLRRNRHESKKVDAENASAASGASGPVSEDRSGHPAVETNAAEASHPVLVVIVELRRIGLVIQILRTPQAADVDKSGTISASEAIMLGVALSLDAFGAGIGAAMIGLPALLTAIVIAAASALFLLGGISFGFRFSHWKGMQALAVLPGILLIIIGISKLL; this comes from the coding sequence TTGGCTTTGCATCTGGTTTCGTTGATCGTGCTCGCTTTTGCTGTGAGCGTGGACGGCTTCGGCGTTGGCATTACGTATGGTTTGCGCCGCATTCGCATCCCGTTGCTGTCCGTGCTGATTATCGCGTGCTGTTCAGGCCTGATCATTTTATTGTCCATGAAGCTAGGCAGCGTTATCGCCAAATATTTATCGCCAGGCTCGGCGAGCTTGATTGGCGCCATCGTGCTGATGGGTATTGGCTGTTGGGCGCTGCTCCAGCTGCGGCGAAATCGCCATGAAAGCAAGAAGGTGGATGCTGAAAATGCGTCTGCCGCTTCTGGTGCTAGCGGCCCTGTTTCCGAGGATCGTTCCGGCCATCCGGCTGTAGAAACAAACGCTGCGGAGGCAAGCCATCCGGTGCTCGTTGTGATAGTTGAGCTGAGGCGCATTGGGCTTGTCATTCAGATTTTACGGACACCGCAGGCTGCTGACGTTGATAAATCGGGCACGATTTCCGCCTCCGAGGCGATTATGCTCGGCGTAGCGCTGTCGCTCGATGCTTTCGGCGCGGGAATCGGGGCCGCGATGATTGGTTTGCCTGCTTTGCTGACAGCGATTGTGATTGCTGCGGCTAGCGCCCTATTTTTGCTAGGGGGCATCAGCTTCGGTTTTCGCTTCTCGCATTGGAAGGGCATGCAGGCGCTGGCGGTACTGCCAGGCATTTTGCTTATTATAATTGGAATATCAAAGCTGCTGTAA